The Methylocella tundrae genome contains the following window.
GCAAGGCCGCCCGCGCAGCGGCAATTTTCACCCTCGTCGGCGCCGTCAATATCCCGATCATCAAATTCTCTGTCGACTGGTGGAATACGCTGCATCAGCCGGCGTCTGTGTTTCGTCTCGGTGGCCCGGCGATCGCGCCCACCATGCTCTGGCCGCTCATCGTCATGGCGCTCGCCTTCACTTTCCTTTTTCTGACGCTTCATCTGCTCGCCATCCGCAATGAAATCCTTCGCCGCCGTCTGCGCCGTCTGTCCATCCAGACAGCCGACTCCGAGCGCACCAGCATGTCCGCCTCTTCCGCCTCGCTGGGGACCGCGCTTTGACCGCCGATCCGCACTTTGGCTTCATCGTCGCCGCCTATGGCGTCGGCTTTGTCGTCATCGCGGGAATGATCTTCGCAATTCTTCGCGATTATTTCACGCTGAAGCGAGCTCTTTCGCGTTTTCCGCAGCGTGGCGAACGCGACGATAGGACGAAGCCTTAAAACGATGCTTTCCTGGCGCATATTCACATGACGACGACAGAACCACAGCTGCAACCGGCGGCCCCTGTTCCGGCCAAGAGACGCTCTCTCCTGGTCTTTCTGCCGCTGCTCTTTTTCGGGGCGATCGCGGCGCTGTTCCTGTTGCGCCTGTTCGCGGGCGATGCGTCCCGCCTGCCCTCGGCCCTGATCGGCAGGGAGGTTCCAGCTTTCACGCTCGCCGGCGTCGAAGGATTGCCCGGCGCGAATGGCCTTTCGGACGCGGATCTGCGCCAGGGCCATGTAACCATCGTGAATGTGTTCGCGTCCTGGTGCGTGCCCTGCCGCGAGGAGCATCCGACGCTGATGGGGATCGCGGGCGATCATAAGCTGAAGGATCTCGGCGTGCGCCTCGTCGGCCTCGCCTACAAGGATACGCCCGCCAATGTGCGCGAACTTCTCGGAGCGGACGGCGACCCCTACGCGACGATCGGCGCCGATCCCAATGGCCGCGCCGCGATCGACCTTGGCGTCTATGGCGTGCCGGAAACCTTCATCATCAGGGGCGACGGCACGGTCGCCTATCGCTTCGTCGGCCCCCTTAGCGATGAGAGCTATGCGGCGACGCTCCTGCCGGAGATCAAGAAGGCGGCGGGAGCAAACTCGTAAAGGCGCGATTGGCGCTGGGCGCCGATCCTCGCGCGAGCCTCAACGCCGCCCCGTCAGCTTCAGCCAGTCTTCCTCGCTGATTGTCTCGACGCCAAACTCCGCCGCCTTGGCGAGCTTTGATCCGGCGCCTGGACCGGCGACGACAAGATCGGTCTTTTTCGACACCGAGGCCGCGACCTTGGCCCCTAACCGCTCCGCCTGCGCCTTGGCCTCGTCGCGCGTCAT
Protein-coding sequences here:
- the ccmD gene encoding heme exporter protein CcmD, with protein sequence MTADPHFGFIVAAYGVGFVVIAGMIFAILRDYFTLKRALSRFPQRGERDDRTKP
- a CDS encoding DsbE family thiol:disulfide interchange protein, giving the protein MTTTEPQLQPAAPVPAKRRSLLVFLPLLFFGAIAALFLLRLFAGDASRLPSALIGREVPAFTLAGVEGLPGANGLSDADLRQGHVTIVNVFASWCVPCREEHPTLMGIAGDHKLKDLGVRLVGLAYKDTPANVRELLGADGDPYATIGADPNGRAAIDLGVYGVPETFIIRGDGTVAYRFVGPLSDESYAATLLPEIKKAAGANS